The Senegalia massiliensis genomic sequence TGACTGGCAAACTGTAACTAATATATAATAACCATATAAGTTTGATATTTCAGGGAATATCTGGAGGAGATATTAGTGGAATCCATGGCACAAAAGAAAATCAACAAATTATACACTGATATTTACCCATTAATGGGTGATGAGGAAATAGTTAAAAAAGCAAAAAAGGGGGATAATATAGCTTTAGAATATCTCATTAAAAAGTATAAATACTTTGTGCGGGCTAAAGCTAGAAGTTATTTTTTGATAGGAGCAGACAAAGAAGATATAATACAAGAAGGTATGATAGGATTGTATAAAGCTGTTAGAGATTATGATGCAGCTAAACTAGCTTCTTTTAGAGCGTTTGCTGAACTTTGTATTACAAGACAGATTATAACAGCAATTAAAACAGCGACCAGACAAAAGCATATGCCTTTAAATTCATATGTATCTTTGAACAAACCTTTATATGATGAGGAGTCAGATAGAACATTAATGGATATGATTTCAGGGGCAAAAGTTACAGATCC encodes the following:
- the sigH gene encoding RNA polymerase sporulation sigma factor SigH, whose protein sequence is MAQKKINKLYTDIYPLMGDEEIVKKAKKGDNIALEYLIKKYKYFVRAKARSYFLIGADKEDIIQEGMIGLYKAVRDYDAAKLASFRAFAELCITRQIITAIKTATRQKHMPLNSYVSLNKPLYDEESDRTLMDMISGAKVTDPEELMISKEELSRIEEKIGQTLSGLELEVLLSYLQGKSYQEIAINLERHVKSIDNALQRVKRKLEKDLPI